One stretch of Streptomyces hygroscopicus DNA includes these proteins:
- a CDS encoding epimerase translates to MPLILVTGATGQVGRRFTKRLLERPAAGTEVRVLVRDEERGAPFAAQGAQLTVGDLREEKDLRRAMEGVHAVVNIAAAFRGVPDEEAWAVNRDAAVALGRAAVEAGTSRFLQVSTNLVYGASRGRPFTEDDESVPGGVLWGAYPASKAEAERELLALHREHGLDLRIGSLAFVYGDGDPHVANFLALAKDWAGSQRLAMVHHADATQALLRLLRAPGGTAGGSVSGRKYNIVDDAPATVVELHGIGGVPLPEGMTGRTDDDPWSGITSNLRLRDELGWRPLYPSIWTARDAGVL, encoded by the coding sequence ATGCCCTTGATTCTGGTGACGGGTGCGACCGGCCAGGTGGGACGGCGGTTCACCAAGCGGCTGCTGGAGCGGCCCGCGGCCGGTACCGAGGTACGGGTGCTGGTGCGCGACGAGGAGCGCGGTGCGCCCTTCGCGGCCCAGGGCGCGCAGCTCACGGTGGGTGATCTGCGCGAGGAGAAGGATCTGCGGAGGGCCATGGAGGGGGTGCATGCGGTGGTCAACATCGCGGCGGCCTTCCGCGGGGTGCCGGACGAGGAGGCGTGGGCGGTCAACCGGGACGCGGCGGTCGCTCTTGGACGGGCCGCGGTCGAGGCCGGGACGAGCCGGTTCCTCCAGGTCAGCACCAATCTGGTGTACGGCGCCTCGCGTGGTCGGCCGTTCACGGAGGACGACGAGAGCGTGCCCGGCGGTGTGCTGTGGGGCGCGTACCCCGCCTCGAAGGCGGAGGCGGAGCGGGAGTTGCTGGCGCTGCACCGCGAGCACGGCCTCGATCTGCGGATCGGCAGCCTGGCCTTCGTGTACGGGGACGGCGATCCGCATGTGGCGAACTTCCTGGCGCTCGCGAAGGACTGGGCCGGGAGCCAGCGGCTCGCCATGGTCCACCACGCGGATGCGACGCAGGCGCTGCTGCGGCTGCTGCGCGCACCGGGCGGCACGGCCGGCGGCTCGGTGTCGGGCCGCAAGTACAACATCGTCGACGACGCCCCGGCGACCGTCGTCGAGCTGCACGGGATCGGCGGTGTGCCGCTGCCCGAGGGCATGACCGGGCGGACGGACGACGACCCCTGGTCCGGGATCACCTCCAACCTACGGCTCCGCGATGAATTGGGCTGGCGGCCGCTGTATCCGTCGATCTGGACGGCACGCGACGCGGGGGTGCTGTGA